The Ziziphus jujuba cultivar Dongzao chromosome 3, ASM3175591v1 region gtttaattttcatttagattCACATTGGAAGATTCCAGCTTCATTGGTTCATGCAAAAAGTATTAGAACAATTCTTTTATCTAATCAATTACAGTGGGAAACGGAAGGAAGATCAAGTAGGTCAATTTGTGGTCACGTGGTTTTGGGTTGTAAGAGATTACGTGCGTTGGATCTGCATAATTCAGGGATTAACATAGTGCCACATTCTATTGGAAAGTTGAAGCATTTGAGATATCTTGATCTTTCTCATAATATGAATATCAAAACACTGCCAAGTTCTATTACTAAGTTGTACCATTTGCAGACTCTGAAActcaaattttgccaaaaacTCCAAGAACTGCCAAGACATATTAAGAAACTAATCAACCTCATAAATCTGGAGATTGATGGGTGTGATAATCTTACTCATATGCCATGTGGATTGGGCAAATTGACTGATCTGAGGACATTATCCCAATTTGTACTAAGCAAGAAAACTGATCTCGACTGGAGACGTACAGGTGGGCTAGATGAACTGCAGAATCTGAACAGCTTAAGAGGAGAGCTGAAGATTAAGAATTTAAGACATGGGGCAGACTATGAGGTTgcaaatttgaaggaaaaacagCTTCAGTCCTTGATACTAATATGGAATAATGATGATTTAGAGGCTGTTGACAATCAGGAAATGAATGTTGATTCCTCATTGAATGGCCTTGAGCCACACATAAGTCTAAAAGAGTTATCTTTATCTGCTTATGGGGGTGTGGAGTTTCCAAAATGGTTCTCTTCACTTACAAATCTTGTCAGAGTTTCATTATGGAGATGTAAGAAATGCAGATATATACCACCACTGGATCAGTTTTCTTCTCTTGCGGCATTGACATTGGACGAGCTCACTAATCTGGAATATATttcaaagaatgaaaaaaaccaGTTGTCATCCACAGAAATACTGCCATCTCTGAAGGAACTTCGACTAACAGATTTGCCTAACCTGAAAGGATGGTGGAGACAGGTCGAGAATGAAGGTGTAGATGGTGCTTCTTCGTCCACAAAAGCGACAATTCTGTTGAGCACTGCTGAGAGGAGTCAGCCTTTATTTCGTTGTCTTTCTAAGTTAACTATCGAGAACTGCCCGAAGCTGGATTCTATGCCGCTGTACCCAAATTTGGATGAGGTGCTAAAGCTGAACAATAGTAGTTTGGAGCCTTTGAGACAGACTATGAGAATGAGCGTGGCAGGACAGCAAATCccaacaacaacagcagcagATGAAGCTTCAACTTCAACAATTTCTAATTCAGTTCCAAGTACCAGGACTTCCTCTCCTCTCTCAAAATTGAGGAATCTGTGTATTGTTGGCATGACTGAACTTGACTTTTCCACTGGTGATGTGATTATGTGGAAAGCTTTTGAAAGCCTCCACTCTTTGACATTTGATCATCTTCCACAACTAAAGACTATTCCTGAAGGGCTTCAACAACTTGACAACCTGCATGAACTCTATATTCGTCGCTGTGACAATTTCGAAGCCATTCCAAAATGGATCATAGATCTCAAGTCATTGAAGAAACTTGCTATTCAGCTTCTGCCCAATTTGACATCATTACCTGAAGAATTGTATAACCTCACCTCTTTACGAAAATTGGAGATTGAGGATTGTCCTAAGATAGCTCAAAAGACTAATCCTGGCCAGGTTTGTATGCACATAAATAAGTTGTCCATTTATCAGTTCCTGATGTTTTTTCAGTATTTGACATTTTTAAGAGTTCtcagtttttttaaattttcatggtTGCAGGATCTAATCATCAAATTTTTAAGTACTTCCGAACCTCCAAGGATTATGTACTGGTAAGTACAATGCAGGGGATCCTTAATCAGATgaaacttttcttcttcttctttttcttcttcttttaattttttcattttttattttttgtag contains the following coding sequences:
- the LOC107422383 gene encoding putative disease resistance protein RGA1 isoform X1 — encoded protein: MEEVVIFPVAERIIKSLAPQAVRKYASMLSIQDEISRLQDTISTIQDILLDAEKEQASNGQIRDWLERLEHVVYDADEFVDYLSTEALQLQLMMIESDNNMVKLKLKRQVCTLFSCLNQLVFRFKMARELNRIRDKLVEIFRDGRSFRFKERHEETRVSCNFSPENESYLYDYVIGRESDKNAILKRILDPEIEKDLRVVAIVGLGGVGKTTLAKCVFNDEMVQRRFELRMWVNVTDFDLRSVLGEIVQSASGNRSEHMEIDQLVKEVQKEINGKRYLLVLDDVWNIKNDERWRMLENVLSLGAQGSGIIITTRYNAVAKITSTMEPYMLGMLDEHDSWSLFKRVAFREGQEPNKPHIVETGKNISNKCGGNPLAIRNIGCFLYFLNPKEWPTYLTMEFSKIPASGADFFAVLKLSFDYLPSHLKLCFAFCCLFPKECEIDVQTLINFWMAQGFIYSSNPSKHMKDVGYEYFHELLSRSFFQDVQKDKHGMFTKCKMHSLIHDLAIQVAGRRYKMLPQYEDNIDTEVHHLSFNFHLDSHWKIPASLVHAKSIRTILLSNQLQWETEGRSSRSICGHVVLGCKRLRALDLHNSGINIVPHSIGKLKHLRYLDLSHNMNIKTLPSSITKLYHLQTLKLKFCQKLQELPRHIKKLINLINLEIDGCDNLTHMPCGLGKLTDLRTLSQFVLSKKTDLDWRRTGGLDELQNLNSLRGELKIKNLRHGADYEVANLKEKQLQSLILIWNNDDLEAVDNQEMNVDSSLNGLEPHISLKELSLSAYGGVEFPKWFSSLTNLVRVSLWRCKKCRYIPPLDQFSSLAALTLDELTNLEYISKNEKNQLSSTEILPSLKELRLTDLPNLKGWWRQVENEGVDGASSSTKATILLSTAERSQPLFRCLSKLTIENCPKLDSMPLYPNLDEVLKLNNSSLEPLRQTMRMSVAGQQIPTTTAADEASTSTISNSVPSTRTSSPLSKLRNLCIVGMTELDFSTGDVIMWKAFESLHSLTFDHLPQLKTIPEGLQQLDNLHELYIRRCDNFEAIPKWIIDLKSLKKLAIQLLPNLTSLPEELYNLTSLRKLEIEDCPKIAQKTNPGQDLIIKFLSTSEPPRIMYCQCIKTS
- the LOC107422383 gene encoding putative disease resistance protein RGA3 isoform X2; translated protein: MVQRRFELRMWVNVTDFDLRSVLGEIVQSASGNRSEHMEIDQLVKEVQKEINGKRYLLVLDDVWNIKNDERWRMLENVLSLGAQGSGIIITTRYNAVAKITSTMEPYMLGMLDEHDSWSLFKRVAFREGQEPNKPHIVETGKNISNKCGGNPLAIRNIGCFLYFLNPKEWPTYLTMEFSKIPASGADFFAVLKLSFDYLPSHLKLCFAFCCLFPKECEIDVQTLINFWMAQGFIYSSNPSKHMKDVGYEYFHELLSRSFFQDVQKDKHGMFTKCKMHSLIHDLAIQVAGRRYKMLPQYEDNIDTEVHHLSFNFHLDSHWKIPASLVHAKSIRTILLSNQLQWETEGRSSRSICGHVVLGCKRLRALDLHNSGINIVPHSIGKLKHLRYLDLSHNMNIKTLPSSITKLYHLQTLKLKFCQKLQELPRHIKKLINLINLEIDGCDNLTHMPCGLGKLTDLRTLSQFVLSKKTDLDWRRTGGLDELQNLNSLRGELKIKNLRHGADYEVANLKEKQLQSLILIWNNDDLEAVDNQEMNVDSSLNGLEPHISLKELSLSAYGGVEFPKWFSSLTNLVRVSLWRCKKCRYIPPLDQFSSLAALTLDELTNLEYISKNEKNQLSSTEILPSLKELRLTDLPNLKGWWRQVENEGVDGASSSTKATILLSTAERSQPLFRCLSKLTIENCPKLDSMPLYPNLDEVLKLNNSSLEPLRQTMRMSVAGQQIPTTTAADEASTSTISNSVPSTRTSSPLSKLRNLCIVGMTELDFSTGDVIMWKAFESLHSLTFDHLPQLKTIPEGLQQLDNLHELYIRRCDNFEAIPKWIIDLKSLKKLAIQLLPNLTSLPEELYNLTSLRKLEIEDCPKIAQKTNPGQDLIIKFLSTSEPPRIMYCQCIKTS